In Cucurbita pepo subsp. pepo cultivar mu-cu-16 chromosome LG04, ASM280686v2, whole genome shotgun sequence, the following are encoded in one genomic region:
- the LOC111792117 gene encoding uncharacterized protein LOC111792117 has translation MASPLPILLLLALYCSSVCGEELEGQGVTQAFQCFDNNLIYNGCESAYRLNPTGNLNVPLEATNLFCNGPCLIETQLLLNCLDHAFHNFLFYNKATVLGVQNALRAGCSYSTQRGNFNPGYFMQGEISKGHTALQKWVTLYYVIFLIGCCFFIL, from the exons ATGGCTTCCCCACTTCCcatccttctccttctcgCCCTCTACTGCTCCTCAG TTTGTGGTGAGGAGCTTGAAGGACAAGGGGTGACCCAAGCCTTCCAATGCTTTGACAACAACCTT ATATACAATGGGTGTGAAAGTGCATATAGGTTGAACCCAACTGGGAATTTGAACGTCCCTCTAGAGGCTACTAATTTGTTTTGCAATGGACCATGCCTCATTGAAACACAACTTCTACTTAACTGCCTCGATCATGCGTTCCATAACTTCTTGTTCTACAACAAAGCCACAGTGCTTGGCGTTCAAAACGCCCTTCGCGCTGGATGCAGCTACTCAACCCAAAGAG GGAACTTCAATCCAGGATATTTCATGCAAGGCGAAATCAGCAAAGGCCACACCGCCTTACAAAAATGGGTCACActatattatgttatttttcttattgggtgttgtttttttatcttataa
- the LOC111794028 gene encoding peptide chain release factor PrfB2, chloroplastic: MSTFALGKRLCNRLYALFRNSNHGGVLISRRRLFTELQCSSATPQNYVLFNCGVSDFKNISGFPFSALRLFSTQVAIEPSTADGLTVEGIIGNRWTILEESESDWRSHAAAIAQSIHLIKKRLQWKKLMMRLELLSVELNKADLWDDPAHAGKISREHGSIMGKIKEIKAFERELLEHIDMIKLAREENDAELESESLNALLSMRRNSKEKELEALLAGENDSCSCYIEVQAGAGGTESMDWAAMVMQMYIMWAQRRGFKVTVMEEMPGEIAGIKRATIKLDGEYAFGYAKAEVGVHRLVRISPFDSNKRRHTSFAAVAVIPITGDASTHVQINESDLRIERFRSGGAGGQSVNTTDSAVRIVHIPTGITATCQNERSQHQNKASAMAVLQSRLNQLEMARQAQMNAQHTQSLSDITWGNQIRSYVLHPYQMVKDLRTNYEVSDPDSVLEGDLDSFILNYLSTSLDKD; this comes from the exons ATGTCCACTTTTGCTCTCGGAAAACGATTGTGCAATCGACTCTATGCCCTCTTCCGCAATTCCAATCACGGAGGGGTATTAATCTCCAGGCGTCGGTTATTCACTGAGCTCCAATGTTCATCAGCTACGCCTCAAAATTATGTCCTGTTCAATTGTGGGGTTTCTGATTTTAAGAACATTTCTGGGTTCCCCTTTAGCGCGTTGCGCTTGTTTTCAACGCAGGTTGCGATTGAGCCCTCAACAGCTGATGGGCTTACAGTCGAAGGAATTATTGGAAATCGATGGACGATTCTTGAGGAGAGCGAGAGCGATTGGAGGAGCCATGCTGCTGCAATTGCCCAATCCATTCATCTAATCAAGAAGCGTTTACAG TGGAAGAAGCTGATGATGAGATTGGAATTGTTATCTGTGGAGTTGAATAAGGCTGATCTATGGGATGATCCTGCACATGCAGGGAAGATAAGTCGGGAGCATGGTTCTATTATGGGTAAGATTAAAGAGATAAAGGCATTTGAGAGAGAATTGCTTGAGCACATCGACATGATAAAGCTTGCCAGAGAAGAGAATGATGCAGAGTTGGAATCG GAGTCGCTAAATGCTCTACTGAGTATgagaagaaattcaaaagagaaagagcTTGAAGCTTTGTTAGCTGGGGAGAACGATTCTTGCTCTTGTTATATTGAG GTACAAGCTGGAGCTGGCGGTACTGAGAGCATGGACTGGGCAGCAATGGTCATGCAGATGTACATAATGTGGGCTCAACGGCGCGGTTTCAAGGTTACTGTTATGGAAGAAATGCCGGGTGAGATTGCAGGAATCAAG CGAGCGACAATAAAATTAGATGGCGAATATGCTTTTGGATATGCTAAAGCGGAAGTGGGCGTTCACAGATTGGTTCGCATCTCTCCGTTTGACAGTAACAAGCGACGACATACTTCATTTGCTGCTGTAGCTGTCATTCCAATCACAGGTGATGCTTCGACTCATGTACAGATCAATGAATCAGATCTTCGAATTGAGCGTTTCCGATCTGGAGGAGCTGGTGGTCAGAGTGTTAACACCACTGATAGTGCCGTGAGGATAGTCCATATACCCACAGGGATTACAGCAACTTGTCAAAATGAAAG ATCGCAACATCAAAACAAGGCCTCAGCTATGGCGGTACTTCAGTCTCGATTAAATCAGCTCGAGATGGCACGACAAGCTCAGATGAATGCACAGCACACACAGAGTTTATCTGATATCACTTGGGGAAACCAAATCCGTAGTTATGTGCTTCAT CCTTACCAAATGGTAAAAGATCTTCGTACCAATTATGAGGTTTCGGACCCTGACTCGGTTCTTGAGGGAGATCTTGACAGCTTCATTTTGAACTATTTGTCGACATCCTTGGACAAAGATTAA